A section of the Pseudomonas lini genome encodes:
- the purD gene encoding phosphoribosylamine--glycine ligase produces MNVLIIGSGGREHALAWKVAQDPRVQKVFVAPGNAGTAIEAKCENVAIDVLALEQLADFAEKNVSLTIVGPEVPLVAGVVDLFRSRGLDCFGPTAGAAQLEGSKAFTKDFLARHKIPTADYQNFTEIEPALAYLREKGAPIVIKADGLAAGKGVIVAMTLSEAEDAVRDMLAGNAFGDAGSRVVIEEFLDGEEASFIVMVDGKNVLPMATSQDHKRVGDGDTGPNTGGMGAYSPAPVVTAEVHQRVMDLVIWPTVRGMAEEGNIYTGFLYAGLMIDKAGNPKVIEFNCRFGDPETQPVMLRLQSSLVLLVEAALAQALDKVEAQWDPRPSVGIVLAAGGYPGDYAKGVAINGLDAAAALEGKVFHAGTALKDGQVVTAGGRVLCATAMGTSVDAAQQQAYKLAAKIDWEGCFYRKDIGYRAIARERGENQE; encoded by the coding sequence ATGAATGTTTTGATCATTGGCAGCGGTGGCCGTGAACACGCCCTGGCCTGGAAAGTGGCTCAGGATCCGCGTGTGCAGAAAGTTTTCGTTGCCCCGGGCAACGCCGGCACGGCCATTGAAGCAAAGTGCGAGAACGTTGCTATCGACGTGCTCGCCCTCGAGCAGCTTGCAGATTTCGCGGAGAAAAACGTTTCCCTCACCATCGTCGGCCCGGAAGTGCCGCTGGTCGCCGGTGTCGTCGACCTGTTCCGCTCCCGTGGCCTGGATTGCTTCGGCCCAACGGCGGGTGCCGCGCAACTGGAAGGTTCGAAAGCCTTCACCAAAGACTTCCTGGCTCGTCACAAGATCCCGACCGCCGACTACCAGAACTTCACCGAGATCGAGCCGGCCCTGGCTTATCTGCGTGAAAAAGGCGCACCGATCGTAATCAAGGCCGATGGCCTGGCCGCCGGTAAAGGCGTAATCGTCGCCATGACCTTGAGCGAAGCCGAAGACGCAGTGCGCGACATGCTCGCCGGCAACGCGTTTGGCGACGCCGGTTCCCGCGTGGTGATCGAAGAGTTCCTGGACGGCGAAGAAGCCAGTTTCATCGTCATGGTCGACGGCAAGAACGTATTGCCGATGGCCACCAGCCAGGACCACAAACGCGTCGGCGACGGCGATACCGGCCCGAACACCGGCGGCATGGGTGCTTACTCCCCGGCTCCGGTCGTCACAGCCGAAGTCCATCAGCGGGTCATGGACCTGGTGATCTGGCCAACCGTGCGTGGCATGGCCGAGGAAGGCAACATTTACACCGGTTTCCTCTATGCCGGCCTGATGATCGACAAGGCTGGTAACCCAAAAGTTATCGAGTTCAACTGCCGTTTCGGCGATCCTGAGACCCAACCGGTGATGCTGCGTTTGCAGTCGAGCCTGGTGTTGCTGGTCGAAGCAGCTTTGGCGCAAGCGCTGGACAAGGTCGAAGCGCAATGGGATCCACGTCCGAGCGTCGGCATCGTATTGGCCGCTGGCGGTTATCCGGGTGACTACGCCAAAGGCGTCGCCATCAACGGCCTGGATGCAGCCGCGGCACTGGAAGGCAAAGTCTTCCACGCCGGTACTGCGCTCAAGGACGGTCAAGTGGTGACCGCCGGTGGTCGAGTGCTGTGCGCTACCGCCATGGGCACCAGCGTCGATGCAGCCCAGCAGCAGGCTTACAAACTAGCGGCTAAAATCGACTGGGAAGGCTGCTTCTACCGCAAGGACATTGGCTACCGCGCCATTGCCCGCGAGCGTGGCGAAAATCAGGAATAA
- the purH gene encoding bifunctional phosphoribosylaminoimidazolecarboxamide formyltransferase/IMP cyclohydrolase encodes MTDQTTRLPIRRALISVSDKTGILEFAKELEALGVEILSTGGTFKLLRDNGVAAVEVADYTGFAEMMDGRVKTLHPKIHGGILGRRGIDDAIMNEHGIKPIDLVAVNLYPFEATINKPGCDLPTAIENIDIGGPTMVRSAAKNHKDVAIVVNASDYANVLQSLKAGGLTYAQRFDLMLKAFEHTAAYDGMIANYMGTVNQAAETLATSGRSEFPRTFNSQFIKAQEMRYGENPHQSAAFYVEAKPAEVGIATATQLQGKELSFNNVADTDAALECVKSFVKPACVIVKHANPCGVAVSPDAEGGIRQAYELAYATDTESAFGGIIAFNRELDAETAKAIVERQFVEVIIAPSVSEEARAIVAAKANVRLLACGEWSADRAPAWDYKRVNGGLLVQSRDIGMIGSEDLKVVTKRAPTEQEINDLIFAWKVAKYVKSNAIVYAKNRQTIGVGAGQMSRVNSARIAAIKAEHAGLQVAGSVMASDAFFPFRDGLDNAAKVGITAVIQPGGSMRDNEVIAAADEAGIAMVFTGMRHFRH; translated from the coding sequence ATGACCGACCAGACTACCCGCCTGCCGATCCGCCGCGCCTTGATCAGTGTTTCCGACAAGACCGGGATCCTTGAATTCGCCAAGGAACTCGAAGCCCTGGGCGTCGAGATCCTCTCCACCGGCGGGACGTTCAAGCTGCTGCGCGACAACGGCGTTGCCGCAGTGGAAGTCGCGGATTACACCGGTTTCGCAGAAATGATGGACGGTCGGGTGAAAACCCTGCACCCGAAAATCCACGGCGGGATCCTCGGTCGTCGCGGTATCGACGACGCCATCATGAACGAGCACGGCATCAAGCCGATCGATCTGGTTGCGGTCAACCTGTACCCGTTCGAAGCCACCATCAACAAGCCAGGCTGCGACCTGCCGACCGCCATCGAAAACATCGACATCGGCGGCCCGACCATGGTCCGTTCGGCAGCCAAGAACCACAAAGACGTGGCCATCGTGGTGAATGCCAGCGATTACGCCAACGTCCTGCAAAGCCTCAAGGCCGGCGGCCTGACCTACGCTCAGCGTTTCGACCTGATGCTCAAGGCCTTCGAACACACCGCCGCCTATGACGGCATGATCGCCAACTACATGGGCACCGTGAACCAGGCGGCTGAAACCCTCGCTACCTCCGGTCGCAGCGAGTTCCCGCGCACCTTCAACAGCCAGTTCATCAAGGCTCAGGAAATGCGCTACGGCGAGAACCCGCACCAGAGCGCGGCGTTCTACGTTGAAGCCAAGCCTGCCGAAGTCGGCATTGCCACCGCGACCCAACTGCAAGGCAAAGAGCTGTCGTTCAACAACGTGGCCGACACCGACGCCGCGCTGGAATGTGTGAAGAGCTTTGTCAAACCGGCCTGCGTGATCGTCAAGCACGCCAATCCATGCGGCGTGGCCGTAAGCCCGGACGCAGAAGGCGGCATCCGTCAGGCCTATGAACTGGCCTACGCCACTGACACCGAGTCGGCGTTCGGCGGCATCATCGCGTTCAACCGCGAACTGGATGCTGAAACCGCCAAGGCCATCGTCGAGCGTCAGTTCGTCGAAGTGATCATCGCCCCGTCCGTCAGTGAAGAAGCTCGCGCCATCGTCGCTGCAAAAGCCAACGTACGCCTGCTGGCCTGTGGCGAGTGGTCGGCTGATCGCGCCCCGGCCTGGGACTACAAACGCGTCAATGGCGGTTTGCTGGTGCAGAGCCGCGACATCGGCATGATCGGCAGCGAAGACCTGAAAGTCGTGACCAAGCGCGCCCCGACAGAACAGGAGATCAATGACCTGATCTTCGCCTGGAAAGTCGCCAAGTACGTCAAATCCAATGCGATCGTCTACGCCAAGAACCGTCAGACCATCGGTGTCGGCGCCGGCCAGATGAGCCGCGTGAACTCCGCACGTATCGCCGCGATCAAGGCCGAACACGCCGGGTTGCAGGTGGCAGGCTCGGTGATGGCCTCCGACGCCTTTTTCCCGTTCCGCGATGGTCTGGACAATGCGGCCAAGGTCGGTATCACTGCGGTGATCCAGCCAGGTGGCTCGATGCGTGATAACGAAGTGATCGCGGCTGCCGACGAGGCTGGCATCGCGATGGTCTTTACTGGCATGCGCCACTTCCGTCACTGA
- the fis gene encoding DNA-binding transcriptional regulator Fis — MTMMTETLVSGTTPVSDNVNLKQHLNTPSEEGQTLRGSVEKALHNYFAHLEGAAVTDVYNLVLSEVEAPLLECVMNYVKGNQTKASELLGLNRGTLRKKLKQYDLL; from the coding sequence ATGACGATGATGACCGAGACTTTAGTGAGTGGAACAACACCCGTGAGCGACAACGTGAATTTGAAACAGCACCTCAATACGCCGAGCGAAGAAGGTCAGACCCTTCGCGGGAGTGTCGAGAAGGCGCTGCACAATTATTTCGCCCACCTTGAGGGCGCTGCCGTCACGGATGTGTACAACCTGGTGCTCTCCGAAGTCGAGGCTCCCCTGCTCGAATGCGTGATGAACTACGTCAAGGGCAACCAGACCAAAGCCAGTGAGTTGCTCGGGTTGAACCGGGGCACCCTGCGCAAGAAACTCAAGCAGTACGACTTGCTGTAA
- the dusB gene encoding tRNA dihydrouridine synthase DusB, with product MSAVRIGPYTLHNGLILAPMAGVTDQPFRQLCKRLGAGLVVSEMVTSDMSLWNTRKSRMRMIHEGDPEPRSVQIAGGDAQMLADAARANVELGAQIIDINMGCPAKKVCNKAAGSALLKDEALVTEILQAVVAAVDVPVTLKIRTGWDRANKNGLTVAKIAEQAGITALAVHGRTRADLYTGEAEYDTIAAIKQAVSIPVFANGDIDSPEKARYVLDATGADGLLVGRAAQGQPWIFREIDHYLRTGEKLPAPELIEVERILLEHLAALHAFYGDVMGVRIARKHVGWYLATLPGAREFRAHFNRLQETEAQCAYVRAFFAERYKSLTGDGEGVAA from the coding sequence ATGTCGGCGGTACGCATCGGTCCATATACATTGCACAACGGCTTGATTCTCGCCCCCATGGCGGGTGTCACCGATCAGCCCTTTCGTCAGCTGTGCAAGCGACTGGGCGCGGGCCTTGTAGTCTCGGAAATGGTCACCAGCGACATGAGCTTGTGGAACACCCGCAAATCGCGGATGCGCATGATCCACGAAGGTGATCCCGAGCCCCGCTCGGTACAGATCGCCGGCGGAGATGCGCAAATGCTGGCGGATGCAGCCCGGGCCAATGTCGAACTGGGCGCACAGATTATTGATATCAACATGGGCTGTCCGGCGAAGAAGGTCTGCAACAAGGCCGCCGGCTCCGCCCTGTTGAAAGATGAAGCATTGGTGACCGAGATCCTGCAGGCCGTGGTGGCTGCGGTCGATGTACCGGTCACCCTGAAGATCCGCACCGGCTGGGACCGGGCGAACAAGAACGGCCTGACCGTGGCGAAGATCGCCGAACAGGCAGGCATTACGGCGTTGGCGGTACATGGCCGCACCCGTGCCGATCTGTATACCGGTGAAGCGGAGTACGACACCATTGCCGCGATCAAGCAGGCAGTGTCGATTCCGGTCTTCGCCAATGGCGATATCGATTCACCCGAGAAGGCCCGATACGTGCTCGACGCGACCGGTGCCGATGGCCTGTTGGTGGGGCGGGCTGCCCAGGGGCAGCCATGGATTTTTCGTGAAATCGACCATTATCTGCGTACCGGCGAAAAACTCCCGGCACCGGAACTGATCGAGGTGGAACGTATTCTGCTTGAGCATCTGGCCGCGCTGCATGCCTTCTATGGCGACGTCATGGGCGTGCGCATAGCTCGCAAGCATGTGGGCTGGTATCTCGCAACCTTGCCGGGCGCCAGGGAGTTCCGCGCCCACTTCAATCGTTTGCAAGAGACGGAAGCACAATGCGCCTACGTTCGGGCCTTCTTCGCCGAACGCTACAAGAGCCTGACAGGGGACGGAGAAGGGGTGGCTGCATGA
- a CDS encoding DUF3426 domain-containing protein, whose product MTDSFVTQCPHCQTSFRVSHAQLSAARGVVRCGSCLQVFNAAKQLLEQRAGKETVKPVAPAPVEPPVQRAISQKQWTAAEMDLDSLDLDEELARLEQREIQPTTEFIRPREDSLSARRDTTEHDQEPWSDSLFSESAADRAQTADAPTPEPTIEPSKHSRTEPSLSLEPADLDDEPEIQHLRLHDPLDAPIPFGSLSATPDEVDDALPSVEPLRKRRERSGPALRAEVLEDLSDDPLQLDWQKRRSPWGRRFFWLLLILLGAAGLAGQYVAYHFDELARQDQYRPWFQQLCPQIGCTVPSKVDIAKVKSSNLVVRSHPDFNGALVVDAIIYNRAPFSQPFPLLELRFADLNGHLIASRRFKPGEYLSGDLEGLAEMPPQTPIHIALDILDPGPKAVNYSLSFHSPE is encoded by the coding sequence ATGACCGACAGCTTCGTCACCCAGTGCCCGCATTGCCAAACCAGCTTCCGCGTCAGCCATGCTCAGTTGAGCGCGGCCCGTGGAGTGGTTCGTTGCGGCTCGTGCTTGCAAGTATTCAACGCCGCCAAGCAGTTACTCGAGCAGCGGGCCGGCAAGGAGACGGTCAAACCGGTTGCACCGGCGCCCGTCGAACCACCCGTACAGCGGGCCATCAGCCAAAAGCAATGGACCGCTGCGGAAATGGATCTGGACAGCCTGGATCTGGACGAAGAGCTCGCCCGCCTTGAACAGCGGGAAATCCAGCCAACAACGGAATTCATTCGGCCCCGCGAAGACAGCCTCAGCGCTCGCCGCGATACCACCGAGCACGATCAGGAGCCCTGGTCCGACAGCCTCTTCAGTGAATCGGCCGCCGATCGCGCACAAACCGCAGACGCGCCCACGCCAGAACCGACGATCGAGCCGAGCAAACACTCGCGCACCGAGCCTTCGCTGTCGCTGGAACCCGCGGATCTGGACGACGAGCCCGAGATACAACATCTGCGCCTGCACGACCCGCTCGACGCCCCGATCCCCTTTGGCAGCCTGTCGGCGACTCCCGATGAAGTCGACGACGCCCTGCCCTCGGTCGAACCCCTGCGCAAGCGACGCGAACGCAGCGGACCGGCCTTGCGCGCGGAAGTGCTGGAGGACCTGAGCGACGACCCGTTGCAACTGGACTGGCAAAAACGTCGCTCCCCCTGGGGCCGGCGCTTTTTCTGGTTGCTGCTGATCCTGCTCGGCGCCGCCGGCCTCGCTGGCCAATATGTCGCCTACCACTTCGACGAACTGGCACGCCAGGACCAGTACCGTCCGTGGTTCCAGCAACTATGTCCGCAGATCGGCTGCACCGTGCCGTCCAAGGTCGACATCGCGAAAGTCAAAAGCAGCAACCTGGTGGTCCGCAGCCACCCGGACTTCAACGGCGCACTCGTGGTCGATGCCATCATCTACAATCGCGCGCCCTTCTCCCAGCCCTTCCCGTTGCTGGAACTGCGCTTTGCCGACCTCAACGGCCACCTGATCGCCAGCCGTCGCTTCAAGCCCGGCGAGTACCTCAGCGGCGACCTCGAAGGCCTGGCGGAAATGCCACCACAAACGCCGATCCACATCGCGCTGGACATTCTCGATCCAGGCCCCAAAGCGGTGAACTACAGCCTGAGCTTCCATTCTCCCGAGTGA
- the prmA gene encoding 50S ribosomal protein L11 methyltransferase — protein MPWLQVRLAISPEQAETYEDAFLEVGAVSVTFMDAEDQPIFEPELNTTPLWSHTHLLALFEGGTEAASVLAHLELLTGSPLPEHHSEVIEDQDWERSWMDGFQPMRFGQRLWIVPSWHAAPEPDAVNLLLDPGLAFGTGTHPTTALCLEWLDGQDLKDCNVLDFGCGSGILAIAALLLGAKQAVGTDIDVQALEASRDNAGRNNIADELFPLYLPQDLPQVQADVLVANILAGPLVSLAPQLSSLVKPGGRLALSGILAEQGEEVAAAYAQDFDLDPIANRDGWVRITGRRR, from the coding sequence ATGCCTTGGCTGCAAGTCCGTCTCGCCATCAGCCCAGAACAAGCCGAAACCTACGAAGACGCTTTCCTTGAAGTGGGCGCCGTGTCGGTGACTTTCATGGACGCCGAAGATCAGCCGATTTTCGAACCGGAACTCAATACCACCCCGCTGTGGTCGCACACGCATCTGCTGGCCTTGTTCGAAGGTGGCACCGAAGCCGCCAGCGTACTGGCCCACCTCGAGTTGCTGACCGGCAGCCCGCTGCCCGAGCATCACAGCGAAGTGATCGAAGACCAGGACTGGGAACGCAGCTGGATGGACGGTTTCCAGCCGATGCGCTTCGGTCAGCGCCTGTGGATCGTCCCGAGCTGGCACGCCGCGCCTGAGCCGGACGCGGTGAACCTGCTGCTGGACCCTGGCCTGGCGTTCGGCACCGGCACTCACCCGACCACCGCGCTGTGCCTGGAATGGCTCGACGGTCAGGACCTGAAAGATTGCAACGTGCTCGACTTCGGTTGCGGCTCGGGGATTCTGGCGATTGCCGCGCTGTTGCTGGGCGCCAAGCAAGCCGTCGGCACCGACATCGACGTGCAGGCGCTGGAAGCCTCCCGCGACAATGCCGGTCGCAACAACATTGCCGACGAACTCTTCCCGCTGTATCTGCCGCAAGACCTGCCACAGGTTCAGGCCGACGTGCTGGTGGCCAACATTCTTGCCGGCCCGCTGGTTTCGCTGGCGCCGCAACTCTCCAGCCTGGTCAAGCCGGGCGGTCGCTTGGCGCTGTCGGGCATCCTCGCCGAACAAGGTGAAGAAGTCGCCGCTGCCTACGCTCAGGACTTCGATCTGGACCCGATTGCCAATCGCGACGGCTGGGTACGCATTACTGGCCGTCGGCGCTAG
- the accC gene encoding acetyl-CoA carboxylase biotin carboxylase subunit: MTAKLEKVLIANRGEIALRILRACKEMGIKTVAVYSKADKELMHLGLADESVCIGPASAAHSYLHIPAIIAAAEVTGATAIHPGYGFLAENADFAEQVENSGFAFIGPKAETIRLMGDKVSAKHAMIAAGVPTVPGSDGPLPEDEETALRIGREVGYPVIIKAAGGGGGRGMRVVHKEEDLIASAKLTRSEAGAAFGNPMVYLEKFLTNPRHVEVQVLSDGQGHAIHLGDRDCSLQRRHQKVLEEAPAPGIDENAREEVLARCVRACIDIGYRGAGTFEFLYENGHFYFIEMNTRVQVEHPVSEMVTGIDIVKEMLSIAAGNKLSYTQDDVVIRGHALECRINAEDPKTFMPSPGTVKHFHAPGGNGVRVDSHLYSGYAVPPNYDSLIGKLITYGATRDEAMARMRNALDEIVVDGIKTNIPLHRDLVRDAGFCKGGVNIHYLEHKLAGEKH, translated from the coding sequence ATGACTGCGAAGTTGGAAAAAGTTCTGATCGCCAACCGCGGTGAGATTGCCCTGCGGATTCTGCGTGCCTGCAAAGAGATGGGCATCAAGACTGTCGCCGTTTACTCCAAGGCCGACAAAGAGCTGATGCACCTGGGCCTGGCAGACGAATCCGTCTGCATCGGTCCGGCATCGGCCGCGCACTCTTACCTGCACATTCCGGCCATCATCGCCGCTGCTGAAGTGACCGGCGCTACCGCCATTCACCCAGGCTACGGCTTCCTTGCGGAAAACGCCGACTTTGCCGAACAGGTCGAGAACTCCGGCTTCGCGTTCATTGGCCCGAAAGCCGAAACCATTCGCCTGATGGGCGACAAGGTATCGGCCAAGCACGCCATGATCGCCGCTGGCGTTCCAACCGTTCCGGGTTCCGACGGCCCACTGCCTGAAGACGAAGAAACCGCTCTGCGCATCGGTCGCGAAGTCGGTTACCCGGTGATCATCAAAGCCGCTGGCGGCGGTGGTGGTCGCGGCATGCGCGTCGTGCACAAGGAAGAAGACCTGATCGCCTCGGCGAAACTGACCCGTTCCGAAGCGGGCGCAGCGTTCGGCAACCCGATGGTCTACCTGGAAAAATTCCTGACTAACCCACGTCACGTGGAAGTTCAGGTTCTTTCCGATGGCCAGGGCCATGCTATCCATTTGGGCGACCGCGATTGCTCGCTGCAACGTCGTCACCAGAAGGTTCTCGAAGAAGCGCCGGCACCGGGCATCGACGAGAACGCGCGCGAGGAAGTCCTCGCACGCTGTGTCAGGGCCTGTATCGACATTGGCTATCGTGGCGCCGGCACCTTCGAGTTCCTGTACGAAAACGGCCACTTCTACTTCATCGAGATGAACACTCGTGTCCAGGTAGAACACCCGGTTTCGGAAATGGTCACCGGCATCGACATCGTCAAGGAGATGCTCAGCATCGCCGCTGGCAATAAGTTGTCGTACACCCAGGATGACGTCGTTATCCGCGGTCACGCGCTGGAATGTCGGATCAACGCCGAAGACCCGAAAACCTTCATGCCTAGCCCAGGCACGGTCAAGCATTTCCACGCTCCAGGCGGCAACGGCGTTCGCGTCGATTCGCACCTGTACAGTGGCTATGCCGTTCCGCCGAACTACGATTCGTTGATCGGCAAGCTGATCACCTACGGCGCAACCCGTGACGAAGCCATGGCGCGCATGCGCAATGCGCTGGACGAAATCGTTGTCGACGGGATCAAGACCAACATCCCGCTGCACCGCGATCTGGTCCGTGATGCTGGTTTCTGCAAAGGGGGCGTGAACATTCACTACCTCGAGCACAAGCTGGCTGGCGAAAAGCACTAA
- the accB gene encoding acetyl-CoA carboxylase biotin carboxyl carrier protein gives MDIRKVKKLIELLEESGIDELEIKEGEESVRISRHSKTPAQQYYAPAPMHAPAPAPVAAAPVAAAAPAAPAAPVLNGNVARSPMVGTFYRKSSPSSPSFVEVGQTVKKGDTLCIVEAMKMMNHIEAEASGVIESILVEDGQPVEYDQPLFTIV, from the coding sequence ATGGATATCCGTAAAGTTAAGAAACTGATCGAATTGCTGGAAGAATCCGGTATCGACGAGCTCGAGATCAAGGAAGGCGAAGAGTCCGTACGCATCAGCCGTCACAGCAAGACGCCGGCTCAGCAGTACTACGCTCCCGCTCCTATGCATGCTCCGGCACCTGCGCCTGTCGCTGCTGCTCCGGTTGCCGCCGCTGCTCCTGCAGCTCCGGCTGCGCCTGTGCTGAACGGCAACGTTGCCCGTTCGCCGATGGTCGGTACTTTCTATCGCAAATCTTCGCCGTCCTCGCCATCCTTCGTTGAAGTCGGCCAGACCGTTAAGAAAGGCGACACTCTGTGCATCGTCGAAGCCATGAAGATGATGAACCACATCGAAGCTGAAGCCAGCGGTGTGATCGAATCCATCCTCGTCGAAGACGGCCAGCCGGTTGAGTACGACCAACCGCTGTTCACCATCGTTTGA
- the aroQ gene encoding type II 3-dehydroquinate dehydratase, with amino-acid sequence MATLLVLHGPNLNLLGTREPGVYGATTLAQINQDLEQRARNAGHHLLYLQSNAEYELIDRIHAARGEGVDFILINPAAFTHTSVALRDALLAVSIPFIEVHLSNVHKREPFRHHSYFSDVAVGVICGLGASGYRLALEAALEQLERPATA; translated from the coding sequence ATGGCGACCCTATTGGTTTTACACGGCCCCAACCTGAACCTGCTCGGCACCCGGGAACCGGGCGTCTACGGTGCAACGACGCTGGCGCAGATCAATCAGGATCTGGAACAGCGGGCGCGCAATGCCGGCCACCATTTGCTCTACCTGCAAAGCAACGCCGAGTACGAATTGATCGATCGCATCCACGCTGCTCGCGGCGAAGGTGTGGACTTCATTCTGATCAATCCAGCAGCTTTTACGCATACAAGTGTCGCATTACGTGACGCGCTGCTGGCAGTGAGCATCCCATTCATCGAAGTGCATTTGTCTAACGTGCACAAACGCGAACCTTTCCGCCATCACTCTTACTTCTCCGACGTTGCGGTGGGAGTGATCTGCGGCCTTGGCGCCAGCGGTTATCGACTGGCCCTGGAGGCCGCCCTAGAGCAGCTTGAAAGACCGGCAACAGCTTGA
- a CDS encoding protein-disulfide reductase DsbD has product MRRLLCLLFLVLALPASAAGLLDSRPSSTLGSINNSADFLPVREAFQLSLVESTPQSIKLRFVATEGYYLYRHRFQFRAEPADVGLGAAQLPKGEQKHDEFFGDVEVYHGILDVELPRTDSRAFTLAVTYQGCADKGLCYPPETERLSIDGSSGATTAWDWRELALFFLAGVGLTFTPCVLPMLPILSGVVLRGQVGGLRGFNLSLAYVLPMAVCFALLGALMGMFGAQLNLQARLQSAWVLVPFAMFFAVFALAMFGVFELKLPHAISSRLDRIAGRTEGGSLWGAAVLGVVSSLLVSPCVSAPLAGALLYISASGDALGGGLKLFMLGLGMGAPLLLVATGGAAWLPKSGPWLIYVKNAIGVLLLGLAIALLSRVLPGQITLLLIGLLAGGVGLFMGALEFVYKPPRKRLGQLLGMLLLFYALVCWYGAFSGQTDPLNPIGQPRIIAGSGQPQIAGNWQTIITPAELDRVLAEAKSSGTPLLLDWYADWCISCKVIEHEVLNDANVLERLKGYRLIRFDITASNAEQRALLDRYKLFGPPALMFFGKDGVERTDVRVIGEINAKNFAERVAKANDRI; this is encoded by the coding sequence ATGCGCCGTTTGCTCTGCCTGCTGTTTTTAGTGCTCGCCCTGCCGGCCTCCGCCGCCGGGTTGCTGGACAGTCGGCCCAGTTCCACCCTGGGGTCGATCAACAACAGCGCTGATTTTCTGCCGGTGCGCGAAGCCTTTCAGTTGAGCCTGGTAGAAAGCACGCCGCAATCGATCAAACTGCGTTTCGTCGCCACCGAGGGCTACTACCTCTATCGCCATCGCTTCCAGTTTCGCGCCGAACCCGCCGATGTCGGCCTCGGCGCGGCGCAACTGCCCAAGGGCGAACAAAAGCACGATGAGTTCTTCGGCGATGTCGAGGTTTACCACGGGATTCTCGATGTAGAACTGCCGCGCACCGATTCACGCGCCTTTACCCTGGCCGTGACCTATCAGGGCTGCGCCGATAAAGGCCTGTGTTACCCGCCCGAGACTGAGCGCCTGAGTATTGATGGCAGCAGCGGCGCGACCACAGCCTGGGACTGGCGCGAACTGGCGCTGTTTTTCCTTGCAGGTGTTGGCCTGACATTCACCCCCTGCGTGCTGCCGATGCTGCCGATCCTTTCCGGAGTGGTCCTGCGCGGGCAGGTCGGTGGTTTACGCGGTTTCAACCTGTCGCTGGCTTACGTACTGCCGATGGCCGTTTGTTTCGCCTTGCTCGGTGCCTTGATGGGCATGTTCGGCGCACAGCTCAATCTTCAGGCGCGCTTGCAGTCGGCTTGGGTGCTGGTGCCGTTCGCGATGTTTTTCGCAGTGTTTGCCTTGGCCATGTTTGGCGTATTCGAACTGAAACTCCCCCACGCCATCAGTAGCCGGCTGGACCGGATTGCCGGGCGTACCGAAGGCGGCTCACTGTGGGGCGCGGCGGTGCTGGGCGTGGTGTCGAGCCTGCTGGTTTCGCCGTGTGTATCGGCACCACTGGCCGGCGCGCTGCTGTATATCAGCGCCAGCGGCGACGCTCTGGGCGGCGGATTGAAACTGTTCATGCTCGGCCTGGGCATGGGTGCGCCGCTGTTGCTGGTGGCTACCGGTGGCGCGGCCTGGCTGCCGAAAAGCGGTCCGTGGCTGATCTATGTAAAAAACGCGATTGGAGTACTGCTGCTGGGGCTGGCGATCGCTTTGCTCAGCCGGGTATTGCCGGGCCAGATCACCTTGTTGCTGATCGGCTTGCTCGCCGGTGGCGTCGGGTTGTTTATGGGCGCGCTGGAATTCGTCTATAAACCGCCGAGAAAACGCTTGGGGCAATTACTCGGGATGCTTCTGCTGTTTTATGCCTTGGTCTGTTGGTATGGCGCGTTCAGCGGCCAGACTGATCCGCTCAACCCCATTGGCCAACCGCGCATTATCGCGGGCAGCGGTCAACCGCAAATCGCCGGCAACTGGCAAACCATCATCACTCCAGCCGAATTGGACCGCGTACTCGCCGAAGCCAAATCCTCCGGCACACCGCTGCTGCTCGACTGGTACGCCGACTGGTGCATCAGTTGTAAAGTCATCGAACACGAAGTTCTCAACGATGCCAATGTCCTCGAACGCCTCAAAGGCTATCGATTGATCCGTTTCGACATCACCGCCAGCAACGCCGAACAACGCGCCCTGCTCGACCGCTACAAGCTGTTCGGTCCTCCGGCGCTGATGTTTTTTGGCAAAGATGGCGTCGAACGTACCGATGTGCGGGTGATCGGCGAGATCAACGCAAAAAACTTCGCCGAACGTGTTGCGAAAGCAAATGACCGGATTTAA